One Amorphoplanes digitatis genomic window carries:
- a CDS encoding MarP family serine protease, whose product MHVVDGFLILLMLVFAISGYRQGFVIGALSFGGFFSGALIGLQVGPLIANQFTDDTVRLVVSLVSIFALAVLGQTLAGWLGTRLRHSISSPPLQRLDDAGGAVVSLVAVLLVAWLIAVPLGSTPFPAINKQVRSSAVLNGINTLMPEQAQALSAGLRESLNTNGFPDVFGGLARTNAREVAAPDPALAKSQVVVNSRRSVIKVLGTAPSCSRRIEGSGFVYADERIMTNAHVVAGTRNVQVETADDRLDGKVVVYDPERDLAVIYVPGLRAPVMPFVKKQAATGANAIVLGYPLDGPYNAQSARVRDVSNITGPDIYDSGDVTREIYTIFAKVRSGNSGGPLVAPNGDVLGVIFAAAADDQTTGFALTASEAAGTANLGVARTRGVKTGDCA is encoded by the coding sequence GTGCATGTGGTCGATGGATTCCTGATCCTGCTCATGCTGGTCTTCGCCATCAGCGGCTACCGGCAGGGTTTCGTCATCGGGGCGCTCTCCTTCGGGGGCTTCTTCAGTGGTGCCCTGATCGGCCTCCAGGTCGGCCCGCTGATCGCCAACCAGTTCACCGACGACACCGTGCGGCTGGTCGTCTCGCTGGTCTCGATATTCGCTCTGGCCGTGCTCGGCCAGACCCTGGCGGGCTGGCTGGGCACCAGGCTGCGCCACTCGATCTCGAGCCCGCCGCTACAGCGGCTGGACGACGCGGGCGGCGCGGTGGTCTCGCTGGTGGCCGTGCTGCTCGTCGCGTGGCTGATCGCCGTGCCGCTGGGCTCGACGCCGTTCCCGGCCATCAACAAGCAGGTGCGCAGCAGCGCCGTGCTGAACGGCATCAACACGCTGATGCCGGAGCAGGCGCAGGCGCTCTCGGCCGGCCTTCGCGAGTCGCTCAACACCAACGGCTTCCCGGACGTCTTCGGCGGCCTGGCCCGCACCAACGCCCGCGAGGTCGCGGCGCCGGATCCGGCGCTGGCGAAGTCGCAGGTGGTCGTCAACTCCCGGCGTTCGGTGATCAAGGTGCTGGGCACCGCACCGAGCTGCTCGCGCCGCATCGAGGGCTCGGGCTTCGTCTACGCCGACGAGCGCATCATGACGAACGCCCACGTGGTGGCGGGCACCCGCAACGTGCAGGTGGAGACCGCCGACGACCGGCTGGACGGCAAGGTGGTGGTCTACGACCCGGAGCGCGACCTTGCGGTCATCTACGTGCCGGGCCTGCGCGCGCCGGTGATGCCCTTCGTCAAGAAGCAGGCGGCGACCGGCGCGAACGCGATCGTGCTCGGCTACCCGCTGGACGGCCCCTACAACGCGCAGTCGGCGCGGGTCCGCGACGTCAGCAACATCACCGGCCCGGACATCTACGACTCGGGCGACGTGACCCGGGAGATCTACACGATCTTCGCCAAGGTCCGCAGCGGCAACTCGGGCGGTCCCCTGGTCGCCCCGAACGGCGACGTGCTCGGCGTGATCTTCGCGGCGGCTGCGGACGACCAGACCACGGGCTTCGCGCTGACGGCGTCGGAGGCAGCGGGCACGGCCAACCTGGGCGTGGCACGCACCCGGGGCGTCAAGACCGGCGATTGCGCCTGA
- a CDS encoding Crp/Fnr family transcriptional regulator, with protein sequence MDEVLARSGIFQGVDPEAAEALAKEMETIEFRKGDIVFNEGEAGDSLYIVLSGKIKLGRRAADGRQNLVSIMGPSDMLGELSLFDPGPRTATATAVTDTRLARLKKSSLRPWLNNRPEIAEQLLRVLARRLRRTNDALADLIFTDVPGRVAKNLLQMAGRFGTRDGGVLRVTHDLTQEELAQLVGASRETVNKALADFASRAWLRLDGKSVIILDPERLARRARV encoded by the coding sequence ATGGATGAGGTACTGGCTCGCAGCGGGATCTTCCAGGGCGTTGACCCGGAGGCTGCCGAGGCGCTCGCCAAGGAGATGGAGACGATCGAGTTCCGCAAGGGCGACATCGTCTTCAATGAGGGCGAGGCGGGTGACAGCCTTTACATCGTTCTCTCCGGCAAGATCAAGCTTGGTCGCCGAGCGGCGGACGGACGGCAGAACCTGGTCTCGATCATGGGTCCGTCGGACATGCTCGGTGAGCTGTCGCTGTTCGACCCCGGTCCGCGGACGGCGACTGCCACCGCGGTAACCGACACGCGCCTGGCGCGACTGAAGAAGTCGTCGCTGCGCCCGTGGTTGAACAACCGGCCGGAGATCGCCGAGCAGTTGCTGCGGGTGCTCGCCCGCAGGCTGCGCCGGACGAACGACGCGCTCGCGGACCTGATCTTCACCGACGTGCCCGGCCGGGTGGCGAAGAACCTGCTCCAGATGGCGGGCCGGTTCGGCACCCGGGACGGCGGCGTCCTGCGGGTCACGCACGACCTGACCCAGGAGGAGCTGGCGCAGCTCGTCGGCGCCTCGCGGGAGACGGTCAACAAGGCGCTCGCGGACTTCGCGTCCCGCGCCTGGCTGCGGCTCGACGGCAAGAGCGTCATCATTCTCGACCCGGAGCGCCTGGCCCGCCGAGCGCGGGTCTGA
- the nth gene encoding endonuclease III, with the protein MSRPVIAAPAGAALLARSAKRFANETPIGRKRRARKMARELAEAHPDAHCELDFETPLQLAVATILSAQCTDKKVNEVTPTVFAKYVTAADYAAADRGRLEEILRPTGFFRAKTDSLIKLGQALIERHDGELPGTLDQLVALPGIGRKTANVILGNAFDVPGITVDTHFRRLVNRFGWVDEEDPVKIEFLVADLVEKRDWTMLSHRIIFHGRRVCHARKPACGACTLAKLCPSYGTGPTEAAPAAKLLKGPRARDLAAHAGVDPGLVPAAAITTPEAP; encoded by the coding sequence GTGAGCCGTCCTGTCATCGCCGCCCCCGCCGGTGCGGCCCTGCTCGCCCGGTCGGCAAAGCGCTTCGCGAACGAGACCCCGATCGGACGTAAACGCCGGGCCCGCAAGATGGCCAGAGAGCTGGCCGAGGCGCACCCCGACGCGCACTGCGAGCTCGACTTCGAGACGCCGCTGCAACTCGCGGTCGCGACGATCCTGTCGGCGCAGTGCACGGACAAGAAGGTCAACGAGGTCACCCCGACCGTCTTCGCCAAGTATGTGACCGCGGCCGACTACGCCGCCGCGGACCGCGGCCGGCTCGAGGAGATCCTCCGGCCGACCGGCTTCTTCCGGGCGAAGACCGACTCACTGATCAAGCTGGGCCAGGCGCTGATCGAGCGCCACGACGGCGAGCTGCCCGGCACGCTGGACCAGCTGGTCGCGCTGCCGGGCATCGGCCGCAAGACGGCCAACGTCATCCTCGGCAACGCCTTCGACGTACCGGGCATCACGGTCGACACCCACTTCCGGCGGCTGGTCAACCGCTTCGGCTGGGTGGACGAGGAGGACCCGGTCAAGATCGAATTCCTGGTCGCCGACCTGGTCGAGAAGCGCGACTGGACCATGCTGTCGCACCGGATCATCTTCCACGGGCGCCGGGTCTGCCACGCGCGCAAGCCGGCCTGCGGCGCGTGCACCCTGGCGAAGCTCTGCCCCTCCTACGGCACCGGACCGACCGAGGCGGCGCCGGCGGCGAAGCTGCTCAAGGGCCCGCGCGCCCGGGACCTGGCCGCGCACGCGGGCGTCGACCCCGGGCTGGTGCCGGCCGCGGCCATCACGACGCCGGAAGCGCCGTGA
- a CDS encoding serine/threonine-protein kinase, with the protein MTDTPPGRLPAPYVPGMSGLSVMARGGYVTVYRATQDSVGRDVAIKVENRTLDNARDQARFLREAKAAGRMSSHPHVVDLFDVGVTVDQHPYLIMELCDGSYLDRMRVSPLAAAEARDLGVKIADALVHSHANGVLHRDVKPANILYSHFNPAVLADFGLAVLGEMRDSSVTLEVLTPAYAPPEMFSHADPSGAVDVYALCATLYAVMHGRPPRWDTERSPSLITLMDLFHQPIPELPGVPRALTEILRYGMANDPRARPTAAQLRELLTGLHLGPAGGQPAPTIYRASTFQPPVPRPMPLDPRPRPPVSPTRDVQGEDETPTVHTDPRKRGKRKWLFGGFGVFLLLAASVGGALLASSQGPKMRSLAGRLSGPAASTVPVALSRLPGCAVGKAYCPDEVECYTRRTDSGPIARRVACSLPHSWEVFAIGELPNGVRAEDRIAVTADRTVRKVCSRATFRRTTTRTDSSEWALSVLPPTAADRVFRCLAGQGADQLRGPVLARG; encoded by the coding sequence GTGACCGACACTCCGCCCGGCCGTCTGCCCGCGCCATACGTGCCAGGCATGTCCGGCTTGTCGGTAATGGCCCGAGGTGGGTACGTGACCGTCTACCGCGCCACTCAGGATTCGGTGGGCCGTGACGTCGCCATCAAGGTCGAGAACCGGACCCTCGACAACGCCCGGGACCAGGCACGGTTCCTGCGCGAGGCGAAGGCCGCCGGGCGGATGTCCTCGCACCCGCACGTCGTCGACCTCTTCGACGTCGGCGTCACCGTCGACCAGCACCCGTACCTGATCATGGAGCTCTGCGACGGGTCGTACCTCGACCGGATGCGGGTCTCCCCGCTCGCCGCCGCCGAGGCACGCGACCTCGGCGTCAAGATCGCCGACGCCCTGGTGCACTCGCACGCCAACGGGGTGCTGCACCGCGACGTCAAGCCGGCCAACATCCTGTACTCGCACTTCAACCCGGCCGTGCTCGCCGACTTCGGGCTGGCCGTGCTCGGCGAGATGCGCGACTCGTCGGTCACCCTCGAGGTGCTCACCCCGGCCTACGCGCCGCCGGAGATGTTCTCGCACGCCGACCCGTCCGGCGCGGTCGACGTCTACGCGCTCTGCGCCACCCTCTACGCGGTGATGCACGGCCGGCCGCCCCGCTGGGACACCGAACGCAGCCCCAGCCTCATCACGCTGATGGACCTCTTCCACCAGCCGATCCCGGAGCTGCCGGGCGTGCCGCGCGCGCTCACCGAGATCCTCCGGTACGGGATGGCGAACGATCCCCGGGCCCGCCCGACGGCGGCGCAGCTCCGCGAGCTGCTCACCGGGCTGCACCTCGGGCCGGCCGGCGGGCAGCCGGCGCCGACGATCTACCGCGCCTCGACGTTCCAGCCGCCGGTGCCCCGGCCCATGCCGCTGGATCCGCGGCCGCGCCCGCCGGTGTCGCCGACCCGCGACGTGCAGGGCGAGGACGAGACGCCGACCGTGCACACCGACCCGCGCAAGCGCGGCAAGCGGAAGTGGCTGTTCGGCGGCTTCGGGGTGTTCCTGCTGCTGGCGGCCTCGGTCGGCGGTGCCCTGCTGGCCTCGTCGCAGGGGCCGAAGATGCGTTCGCTGGCCGGCCGGCTCTCGGGGCCCGCCGCCTCCACCGTGCCGGTCGCGCTGTCCCGCCTGCCGGGCTGCGCCGTCGGCAAGGCGTACTGCCCCGACGAGGTCGAGTGCTACACCCGGCGTACCGACAGCGGCCCGATCGCGCGGCGGGTCGCCTGCTCGCTGCCGCACAGCTGGGAGGTCTTCGCCATCGGCGAACTGCCGAACGGCGTGCGAGCGGAGGACCGGATCGCGGTCACCGCCGACCGGACCGTGCGCAAGGTGTGCAGCCGGGCGACGTTCCGCCGCACCACGACCCGCACCGACAGCTCCGAGTGGGCGCTGTCGGTGCTGCCGCCGACCGCCGCGGACCGGGTGTTCCGGTGCCTGGCCGGCCAGGGCGCCGACCAGCTACGCGGGCCGGTGCTGGCCCGCGGCTGA
- a CDS encoding CapA family protein translates to MNAQPPRRGLFGRPILTVTIAAAVLASAALGGVALADRGSGEVAAPVWKVPPSSAPASAPAKAPDTESAAVGESITFSATGDIIMGSAPNKLPAGDGEGFFDSVKEALKSDLVMGNLEQPLTDDTGTSKCGTPPSDNCYAFRSPPAYAEHLVDAGFELMNTANNHSKDFGTQGYRNTVAALEKAGLKHTGAQDQITVTEVKGVRVAVVGFSPYAGANNLNDLDAARAVIKEAAGQADVVVVQVHMGAEGSDKGHVKPGNEIFFHENRGDPIKFSHAVIDAGADVVVGHGPHVLRGMEFYKGKLIAYSLGNFAGGGRTLNSGGVLKYGGVLHVSLTREGEFAGGRFLSTFMNSAGKPVRDSENERGLARVRDLTAADFGDTAATIGEDGSIAPPS, encoded by the coding sequence ATGAATGCCCAGCCCCCGCGGCGCGGTCTGTTCGGCCGCCCGATTCTCACCGTGACCATCGCCGCCGCCGTCCTCGCGAGCGCGGCACTCGGCGGCGTAGCCCTTGCGGATCGTGGATCCGGAGAGGTCGCCGCCCCGGTCTGGAAGGTCCCCCCGTCCTCGGCCCCCGCCTCGGCGCCCGCCAAGGCCCCCGACACGGAATCCGCGGCGGTCGGTGAGTCGATCACGTTCTCGGCGACCGGCGACATCATCATGGGCAGCGCGCCGAACAAGCTGCCGGCCGGCGACGGCGAGGGCTTCTTCGACTCGGTGAAGGAGGCCCTGAAGTCCGACCTGGTGATGGGCAACCTCGAGCAGCCACTCACCGACGACACCGGCACCTCCAAGTGCGGCACGCCGCCGAGCGACAACTGCTACGCGTTCCGCTCGCCGCCCGCGTACGCCGAGCACCTGGTCGACGCCGGCTTCGAGCTGATGAACACGGCGAACAACCACTCCAAGGACTTCGGCACCCAGGGCTACCGGAACACCGTCGCGGCGCTCGAGAAGGCCGGGCTCAAGCACACCGGCGCGCAGGACCAGATCACCGTCACCGAGGTCAAGGGCGTGCGGGTCGCGGTCGTGGGCTTCTCGCCGTACGCGGGAGCGAACAACCTGAACGACCTGGACGCGGCGCGAGCCGTGATCAAGGAGGCCGCGGGCCAGGCCGACGTCGTCGTGGTGCAGGTGCACATGGGCGCCGAGGGCTCGGACAAGGGCCACGTGAAACCGGGCAACGAGATCTTCTTCCACGAGAACCGGGGCGATCCGATCAAGTTCTCCCACGCGGTCATCGACGCCGGCGCGGACGTGGTCGTCGGGCACGGGCCGCACGTGCTGCGCGGCATGGAGTTCTACAAGGGCAAACTGATCGCTTACAGCCTCGGCAACTTCGCGGGCGGCGGCAGGACGCTCAACAGCGGCGGCGTCCTGAAGTACGGCGGCGTCCTGCACGTCTCGCTGACCCGGGAGGGCGAGTTCGCCGGCGGCAGGTTCCTGTCGACCTTCATGAACTCGGCCGGCAAGCCGGTCCGGGACAGCGAGAACGAGCGCGGCCTCGCCCGCGTCCGCGACCTCACGGCGGCCGACTTCGGTGACACCGCCGCGACCATCGGTGAGGACGGATCCATCGCGCCGCCGAGCTGA
- a CDS encoding biotin carboxylase N-terminal domain-containing protein produces MIRRLLVANRGEIARRVFSTCRLVGIETVAVYSDADSDAQHVTEADYAVHLSGGTAASTYLRGDLIIAAARRAGANAIHPGDGALAEDPEFAAAVADAGMIWVGPPAKTLGMLHSKIETKAVVAEAGVPVLPTATDPEQITDFPVLIKPDSGRGGQGMRVVRDPHTLAEAVASTRQEIGDEIFCEPYVENVRHIEVPIIADTHGAVVPFGERECSVQRRYQKIIEETPSPAVDPALREELCRAAIIAVRAIGYVGAGAVEFLLDSEGDFWFLELTPSLQVEHAVTECVSGYDLVRLQLLVSEGGHLPMPGPPPIRGHAIEVRICAEDPAYAWLPASGTLHRFGVPDVAGSFRPLPQPGLRLDTGVTDGSVVGLQGDSMLAKLVAWAPTRQEAARMLASALTRTQLHGVVTNRDLLVRVLRHQAFRAGDVDTGFLDRHPEVFAPLLSSVDAVRISCLAAALAGAAARRAIAPVLASLPSGWRNVPSGSQTAVYDGPAGPVEVGYRMNRHGELAGWWVRSVDPEELDLAGLGQAPTLDDHPPTMVVHADGGRVDLDVNGIRLSLKVHRVGDISYVDSPEGSVTLRELSRFPLPSPEATEGSLIAPLPGAVRRVLVVPGQRVRAGELLLTLEAMKLEHPVHAPSAGVVASLPVRPGAEVDTGELLAVLDPE; encoded by the coding sequence GTGATCCGACGTCTTCTGGTGGCCAACCGCGGCGAGATCGCCCGCCGGGTGTTCTCCACCTGCCGCCTGGTCGGCATCGAGACGGTCGCCGTCTACTCCGATGCCGATTCCGATGCCCAGCACGTCACGGAGGCGGACTACGCCGTCCACCTCTCCGGCGGCACCGCGGCCTCGACGTATCTGCGCGGCGACCTGATCATCGCCGCCGCCCGCCGGGCCGGCGCGAACGCCATCCATCCCGGCGACGGTGCGCTCGCCGAGGACCCGGAGTTCGCCGCGGCGGTCGCGGACGCCGGAATGATCTGGGTCGGCCCGCCGGCGAAGACGCTCGGCATGCTGCACAGCAAGATCGAGACCAAGGCCGTGGTCGCGGAGGCCGGCGTCCCGGTGCTACCGACCGCGACCGACCCGGAACAGATCACCGACTTCCCGGTGCTCATCAAGCCGGACAGCGGCCGGGGCGGCCAGGGCATGCGGGTCGTGCGCGACCCGCACACCCTCGCCGAGGCGGTGGCCTCGACCCGGCAGGAGATCGGCGACGAGATCTTCTGCGAGCCGTACGTGGAGAACGTCCGGCACATCGAGGTGCCGATCATCGCGGACACGCACGGCGCGGTGGTGCCGTTCGGCGAGCGCGAGTGCTCGGTGCAGCGCCGCTACCAGAAGATCATCGAGGAGACGCCGTCGCCGGCGGTCGACCCCGCGCTGCGCGAGGAGCTGTGCCGGGCGGCGATCATCGCGGTCCGGGCCATCGGGTACGTGGGCGCCGGCGCGGTCGAGTTCCTGCTCGACTCCGAGGGCGACTTCTGGTTCCTCGAGCTGACGCCGAGCCTCCAGGTGGAGCACGCCGTCACCGAGTGCGTCTCCGGCTACGACCTGGTCCGCCTCCAGCTACTCGTCTCCGAGGGCGGTCACCTGCCGATGCCGGGGCCGCCGCCGATCCGCGGGCACGCCATCGAGGTGCGGATCTGCGCCGAGGATCCCGCGTACGCGTGGCTGCCCGCGTCCGGCACCCTGCACCGGTTCGGCGTACCCGATGTGGCGGGCTCCTTCCGGCCGCTGCCGCAGCCGGGGCTGCGCCTGGACACCGGCGTGACGGACGGCTCGGTGGTCGGCCTGCAGGGCGACTCGATGCTGGCCAAGCTGGTGGCCTGGGCGCCGACCCGGCAGGAGGCGGCGCGGATGCTCGCGTCGGCGCTGACCCGGACCCAGCTGCACGGCGTCGTCACCAACCGGGACCTGCTCGTCCGGGTGCTGCGGCACCAGGCGTTCCGGGCCGGCGACGTGGACACCGGCTTCCTGGACCGGCACCCCGAGGTGTTCGCGCCGCTGCTCTCCTCCGTGGACGCGGTGCGGATCTCGTGCCTGGCCGCGGCGCTCGCCGGCGCCGCCGCCCGGCGGGCGATCGCGCCCGTGCTCGCCTCGCTGCCCTCGGGCTGGCGCAACGTGCCGTCCGGCTCGCAGACCGCCGTCTACGACGGCCCGGCCGGCCCGGTCGAGGTCGGCTACCGGATGAACCGGCACGGCGAGCTGGCCGGCTGGTGGGTGCGCTCGGTGGACCCGGAGGAGCTGGACCTCGCCGGCCTCGGCCAGGCACCGACGCTCGACGACCATCCGCCGACGATGGTCGTGCACGCCGACGGCGGCCGGGTCGACCTCGACGTCAACGGGATCCGGCTGAGCCTCAAGGTGCACCGGGTCGGCGACATCTCCTACGTGGACAGCCCGGAGGGCTCGGTGACGCTGCGGGAGCTGTCCCGCTTCCCGCTGCCCTCGCCGGAGGCCACCGAGGGCTCGCTGATCGCCCCGCTGCCCGGTGCCGTGCGCCGGGTGCTGGTGGTGCCGGGCCAGCGGGTGCGGGCCGGCGAGCTGCTGCTCACGCTGGAGGCCATGAAGCTCGAACACCCGGTGCACGCCCCGTCGGCCGGGGTGGTCGCCTCGCTGCCGGTACGCCCGGGAGCGGAGGTCGACACGGGCGAGCTGCTGGCCGTCCTCGACCCCGAGTAA
- a CDS encoding NUDIX hydrolase, producing MERPEGLPGWWEPLLTRAYSARTEDFTPLRTPASGGRASAVLVLLGEDRPGEPDLLVLQRAATMRNHAGQPAFPGGAADPADRDPAATALREADEEVGLDPASATVLMELPELYIPVSRFVVTPVLAWWHAPHPVHPREPAEVAHVARLPIAELVDPENRIRVRHPSGWVGPAFQVRGMLVWGFTAGVISALLDMAGWARPWEPGRLIRLPDTPVAVPSASDEVVT from the coding sequence ATCGAGCGCCCGGAAGGACTACCCGGTTGGTGGGAGCCGCTGCTGACCCGGGCCTACTCCGCGCGTACCGAGGACTTCACCCCGCTGCGCACTCCGGCCAGCGGCGGGCGGGCGAGCGCTGTGCTGGTGCTGCTGGGGGAGGACCGCCCCGGCGAGCCCGACCTGCTGGTGCTCCAGCGGGCCGCGACCATGCGCAACCACGCCGGCCAGCCCGCCTTCCCGGGCGGCGCGGCCGACCCGGCGGATCGGGACCCGGCGGCCACCGCCCTGCGGGAGGCCGACGAGGAGGTCGGCCTCGACCCGGCGAGCGCGACCGTGCTGATGGAGCTGCCCGAGCTCTACATCCCGGTCAGCCGGTTCGTGGTGACACCCGTGCTGGCCTGGTGGCACGCGCCGCACCCGGTGCACCCGCGCGAGCCCGCCGAGGTCGCGCACGTCGCCCGGCTGCCGATCGCCGAGCTGGTCGACCCGGAGAACCGGATCCGGGTACGGCACCCGAGCGGCTGGGTGGGACCCGCCTTCCAGGTACGGGGGATGCTCGTCTGGGGCTTCACCGCCGGCGTCATCTCGGCCCTGCTGGACATGGCGGGCTGGGCCCGGCCGTGGGAGCCCGGCCGGCTCATCAGACTGCCCGATACCCCGGTCGCGGTGCCGTCCGCCTCGGATGAGGTGGTTACGTGA
- a CDS encoding TlpA family protein disulfide reductase, translating to MSRARSRPARWLTPPLALLLAACTATEAPPRQDDEGTASPFAACAALTKPPSPSGTAPSATGPSGTAPSVTAPSASGPSAAAPAAAAPAVAADLPPVSLPCFTGGESFALAGLRGPAVISLWASWCPPCREELPLMQELADLTAGRLHVVGVDTRDSRDAGASFAAGRGLSFPTLFDPDQKLLTGLGKVNLPVTVFVGADGRRFVYAGKALDRPALGDLVREHTGVTVTG from the coding sequence GTGAGCCGAGCCCGGAGCCGGCCTGCGCGGTGGCTCACGCCGCCCCTGGCGCTGCTGCTCGCCGCGTGCACGGCGACGGAGGCACCGCCGCGGCAGGACGACGAGGGCACGGCATCACCCTTCGCCGCCTGCGCGGCGCTCACCAAGCCACCGTCTCCGTCCGGGACCGCCCCTTCCGCGACCGGCCCTTCCGGGACCGCCCCTTCCGTAACTGCCCCTTCCGCGAGCGGCCCGTCTGCGGCCGCCCCGGCCGCCGCCGCCCCGGCCGTCGCTGCGGACCTTCCGCCGGTTTCCCTGCCCTGTTTCACGGGTGGGGAGAGCTTTGCGCTCGCGGGGCTGCGCGGGCCGGCCGTGATCAGCCTGTGGGCCTCGTGGTGTCCGCCGTGCCGCGAGGAGCTGCCGTTGATGCAGGAGCTCGCCGACCTGACGGCCGGGCGCCTGCACGTGGTCGGCGTCGACACCCGCGACAGCCGGGACGCCGGCGCCTCGTTCGCCGCGGGCCGGGGGCTGTCGTTCCCGACGCTGTTCGACCCGGACCAGAAGCTGCTCACCGGGCTCGGCAAGGTCAACCTGCCGGTCACCGTCTTCGTCGGCGCGGACGGCCGTCGTTTCGTCTACGCCGGCAAGGCCCTCGACCGGCCGGCCCTCGGCGACCTGGTGCGCGAACACACCGGTGTGACGGTGACCGGGTGA
- a CDS encoding carboxyl transferase domain-containing protein yields the protein MTVLATAIDPRTPAYLESRSAMLERLVELEAALEAARAGGGEKWVTRHHARGKLLPRERVEMLLDQDSPFLELSPVAAWGSEFPVGASVVTGIGVVEGVECVVIANDPTVDGGAVNPYTVEKIRRAARIASVNRLPLVNLVESTGAAAPAGPPPGGAIARDLSQLTADRVPTVCVVFGATTGDAAYLPALSDYTIMVRGHAKMLTIHPQPVRVAGANGRPAPEVRSTPTVPAGVTGPADQLAEDERDGLRLARQCVRRFNWRKRGPAPRHCMPNPPKYDAEDLLTMAGADPATVFEPREVLARILDGSDFDEFKPTQGTALVTGWGELHGYPIGVLANLGGAFSPAETQKAVHFIQLANATATSLLFVQYTGAQAAEAHEAADVRHGAPLVHAVAKSTVPHLTLMIGGTPAEEAGGIYGRAYEPRFLFSWPVERPVEGSGPGGKLPDDGVIDPRDTRTVLGLCLSAVHSAAVEGAEHVGVFRP from the coding sequence GTGACCGTGCTCGCCACCGCGATCGACCCGCGCACGCCGGCCTACCTGGAGAGCCGCAGCGCGATGCTGGAGCGGCTGGTCGAGCTCGAGGCCGCGCTGGAGGCGGCGCGCGCGGGTGGCGGCGAGAAGTGGGTCACCAGGCATCACGCCCGCGGCAAGCTGCTGCCGCGGGAGCGGGTCGAGATGCTCCTCGATCAGGACAGCCCGTTCCTCGAGCTGTCGCCGGTCGCCGCGTGGGGCTCGGAGTTCCCGGTCGGGGCGAGCGTGGTCACCGGCATCGGCGTGGTCGAGGGCGTCGAGTGCGTGGTCATCGCCAACGACCCGACGGTGGACGGCGGCGCCGTCAACCCGTACACGGTCGAGAAGATCAGGCGGGCCGCCCGGATCGCGTCGGTGAACCGCCTGCCGCTGGTGAATCTCGTGGAATCGACGGGCGCGGCCGCGCCGGCGGGTCCGCCGCCGGGCGGCGCCATCGCCCGCGACCTCAGCCAGCTCACCGCGGACCGGGTGCCGACGGTCTGCGTGGTCTTCGGGGCGACGACCGGGGACGCGGCCTACCTGCCCGCGCTCTCCGACTACACGATCATGGTGCGCGGGCACGCGAAGATGCTCACCATCCACCCGCAGCCGGTCCGCGTGGCCGGGGCGAACGGGCGGCCCGCGCCCGAGGTGCGCAGCACGCCGACCGTCCCGGCCGGGGTCACCGGCCCGGCCGACCAGCTGGCCGAGGACGAGCGGGACGGTCTGCGGCTGGCCCGGCAGTGCGTGCGCCGGTTCAACTGGCGCAAGCGCGGCCCCGCGCCGCGGCACTGCATGCCGAACCCGCCGAAGTACGACGCCGAGGACCTGCTGACCATGGCCGGCGCCGACCCGGCGACGGTGTTCGAGCCGCGCGAGGTGCTCGCCCGGATCCTGGACGGCAGCGACTTCGACGAGTTCAAGCCGACGCAGGGCACGGCGCTGGTGACCGGCTGGGGCGAGCTGCACGGCTACCCGATCGGCGTGCTCGCCAACCTGGGCGGGGCGTTCTCGCCGGCCGAGACCCAGAAGGCCGTGCACTTCATCCAGCTGGCCAACGCCACCGCGACCTCGCTGCTGTTCGTGCAGTACACGGGCGCGCAGGCCGCCGAGGCGCACGAGGCCGCCGACGTACGGCACGGTGCCCCGCTGGTGCACGCCGTCGCGAAGTCGACGGTGCCGCACCTGACCCTGATGATCGGCGGCACCCCCGCCGAGGAGGCCGGCGGCATCTACGGCCGGGCCTACGAGCCGCGGTTCCTGTTCAGCTGGCCGGTGGAGCGACCCGTGGAGGGTTCGGGCCCGGGCGGCAAGCTGCCCGACGACGGCGTGATCGACCCCCGTGACACCCGCACGGTGCTCGGGCTCTGCCTGTCCGCGGTGCACAGCGCGGCCGTCGAGGGCGCCGAGCACGTCGGCGTCTTCCGACCCTGA